The genomic DNA GTCGTGCTGTGTATTAATAAATGTTTGCATGAAAATTTTTGATCATTTTATTGACTTTCTTTGTTACTGAACTGTCTCTATAAAAAATCATGTCTTTGTACTGCCTCGGGTTTGAGTTGTCGAGTTCACTAGATTGGCATCCTTCTCGATTCAATTGGTGTTGGAAATCTTCTTCTGGACACCACTTCAAACCACCCCAACCTACCCAAGCGCTATCAGAAACAGTTACCTCTTCAAAACTGTCCAACTCACCATTTCGCTTTAGTAGCCATAAATACTCGTCCAACTGCATGTCCCATAGCTTGTATGAATTTCCGAACATCATTACGTGTGATACATTGAATTTGACACGAATAATTCTCTCTTTTTTCTTCGCCATATCGTTTCCCTCCAATGTCGCGGTTTATTTCTAATACGCCACCTTCAACTAGAACGGAAGATCATCGTCC from Sporosarcina sp. FSL K6-1522 includes the following:
- a CDS encoding spore protein H, translating into MAKKKERIIRVKFNVSHVMMFGNSYKLWDMQLDEYLWLLKRNGELDSFEEVTVSDSAWVGWGGLKWCPEEDFQHQLNREGCQSSELDNSNPRQYKDMIFYRDSSVTKKVNKMIKNFHANIY